The Eleutherodactylus coqui strain aEleCoq1 chromosome 13, aEleCoq1.hap1, whole genome shotgun sequence genome includes a window with the following:
- the GJD3 gene encoding gap junction delta-3 protein, protein MGEWGFLSSLLDAVQEHSPMVGRFWLVVMLIFRILILATVGSDMFEDEQEEFVCNTLQPGCRQVCYDQAFPISHYRFWVFHIVLLSAPAVLFVIYSMHQNAKIGRDAEENEAGQHGQQASIRSKLKSEQRGRHIRTFYIINVVMRILAEVGFLVGQWFLYGFSVSPKYVCVRLPCPNTVDCFVSRPTEKTIFLQFYFVVGIISAILSLSELLHILVKGKCRSRDGLGPSPPPAYERDNWSNREHERTNHFLLQRQTNDERRASGAGGHRLSIAYPPGSAYKLKVTPSSAISSKSSRLIKGDLTI, encoded by the coding sequence ATGGGGGAGTGGGGCTTCCTGAGCTCATTGTTGGATGCGGTGCAGGAGCACTCTCCCATGGTGGGACGATTTTGGCTGGTAGTAATGCTGATTTTCCGCATACTCATTCTGGCCACGGTGGGCAGCGACATGTTTGAAGATGAACAGGAGGAATTTGTGTGTAACACTTTGcagcccggttgtcggcaggtgTGCTACGACCAAGCTTTCCCCATCTCGCACTACCGCTTCTGGGTCTTCCACATTGTGCTGCTATCGGCTCCGGCAGTGCTCTTTGTCATATACTCCATGCACCAGAATGCCAAGATAGGAAGAGATGCCGAAGAAAACGAGGCAGGTCAACATGGACAACAGGCTAGCATAAGATCCAAATTAAAGTCGGAGCAGCGGGGACGCCACATACGGACCTTCTACATCATCAATGTGGTGATGAGGATACTGGCGGAGGTGGGTTTTCTGGTAGGACAGTGGTTTCTCTATGGCTTTAGCGTATCCCCGAAGTATGTTTGTGTGCGATTGCCCTGCCCAAACACTGTAGACTGTTTTGTATCCAGACCCACGGAGAAGACAATTTTTCTACAATTCTACTTTGTGGTGGGGATCATTTCTGCAATTCTtagtctgtctgaactgctgcacaTTCTGGTGAAAGGCAAATGTCGTTCCCGGGATGGTCTAGGACCTAGTCCACCTCCAGCCTACGAGAGGGATAACTGGTCCAACAGGGAACACGAGAGGACAAATCATTTCCTTTTACAGCGACAGACTAATGATGAGCGGAGGGCCAGTGGAGCTGGTGGCCACCGGCTTTCCATTGCCTATCCTCCTGGAAGTGCTTACAAACTGAAAGTCACCCCTAGCTCAGCCATCAGCAGTAAGTCATCCAGACTGATCAAAGGGGACTTAACAATATGA